The following proteins are encoded in a genomic region of Planctomycetia bacterium:
- a CDS encoding PQQ-binding-like beta-propeller repeat protein, with protein MRLAVPVFTLCGLLLAGSASTVRSATPADGWPTFRGAERTAVAPDTGLLTAWPEAGPALVWESAGAGRGYASLAIAGGRIYTMGDGPSTAEDKDEYLLCFNLANGQQLWKTKTGEAWNEGDPSWQGSRSTPTVDANRIYVLTAHGVLICANDRGDEVWRKDLKAEFGGDKADGWGYSEAVLIDGHKLVCTPGAEANTMVALDKLTGDVIWSCSRPEDRGAGHASIVISEIGGTRVYVQTTGSGAMGVRAEDGKLLWTYDIDQTTAVIPTPIVRGDLVFFAAGYGRGGALLRQVGDVDGAVTVEEIYGLNKELANKHGGIVLVGDYLYGDSDDKGIPFCAELMTGSIVWKSRGTGRNSASVVAADGHIYVRYADGTMTLVQASPAAFKEVGSFKVPGSGQRPSWAHPVIFDGRLYLREDDKLMCFELKP; from the coding sequence ATGCGTTTGGCTGTCCCGGTATTCACGCTTTGCGGTCTGTTGTTGGCCGGTTCGGCCTCCACCGTTCGGTCGGCGACGCCCGCCGACGGTTGGCCGACCTTTCGTGGAGCGGAGCGGACAGCTGTGGCGCCGGATACGGGGCTGCTCACCGCATGGCCGGAAGCCGGACCGGCCTTGGTTTGGGAATCTGCCGGAGCGGGTCGCGGCTATGCCAGCCTGGCCATTGCCGGCGGGCGGATCTACACGATGGGCGACGGCCCTTCGACCGCCGAAGACAAGGACGAGTACTTGCTCTGTTTCAATCTGGCGAACGGCCAGCAACTTTGGAAAACGAAAACCGGCGAAGCCTGGAATGAAGGCGATCCCTCGTGGCAGGGCTCGCGGAGCACACCGACGGTCGACGCGAATCGCATTTACGTACTGACCGCGCATGGCGTGCTGATCTGCGCGAACGACCGCGGCGACGAAGTCTGGCGCAAGGATTTGAAAGCCGAGTTCGGCGGCGACAAGGCCGACGGCTGGGGCTACAGCGAAGCGGTGCTGATCGACGGACATAAGCTCGTTTGCACCCCCGGCGCCGAAGCGAACACCATGGTCGCGCTCGACAAGTTGACCGGCGACGTGATCTGGTCGTGCTCCCGTCCGGAAGACCGCGGCGCCGGCCACGCGTCGATCGTGATTTCCGAGATCGGCGGCACGCGCGTTTACGTGCAAACCACGGGCAGCGGCGCGATGGGCGTCCGCGCTGAAGACGGCAAACTCCTCTGGACCTATGACATCGATCAAACCACGGCCGTGATTCCCACGCCGATCGTCCGCGGCGACCTCGTCTTCTTCGCCGCCGGCTACGGCCGCGGCGGCGCCCTACTGCGGCAAGTGGGCGATGTGGATGGTGCGGTCACGGTGGAGGAAATCTACGGGCTGAACAAAGAACTGGCCAACAAGCACGGCGGGATCGTGCTGGTGGGCGACTATCTCTACGGCGACTCGGACGACAAGGGCATTCCGTTTTGCGCGGAGCTGATGACCGGAAGCATCGTCTGGAAATCGCGCGGCACAGGGCGCAATTCGGCCAGCGTCGTCGCCGCGGACGGGCACATCTACGTGCGCTATGCCGACGGCACCATGACCTTGGTCCAAGCTTCGCCCGCCGCCTTCAAGGAAGTCGGCAGCTTCAAAGTTCCCGGGAGCGGACAGCGTCCCAGTTGGGCGCACCCGGTCATCTTCGACGGACGACTGTATCTGCGCGAAGACGACAAGCTGATGTGCTTTGAGTTGAAGCCGTAA
- a CDS encoding BBP7 family outer membrane beta-barrel protein has product MNRRVFAWAAVCAVAVGVSSSHAVAQTAKPRGVRPLPSGRGQVAKEETAEPAPASPVKQRRVKVPSIAQPDGVRPLPSGRGQGAGVVRQSQSSQPQRIARAVEAREPIDDHYDEGELAAHYEDAAAEPAEYYDEQVQPSGYYDETASENPWVDESEMMAEEPMYDSGPSLPMQRDFPWWVRGEYIGWWGKGIDLPALVTTSPAGTGAARAGLLGDPGTQVLFGDDSYDEDLRGGVRFTAGYWLDHGHCQGIEGYVFALGEETLSYSNASQGGFPILARPFFNADPAVQQYVAQLLSHPDVANGQFDFDFKTETTGAGILLRTNAARSFEHNVDFLGGYRYTKIEDNLRIDDMLTSTAVGGNVPLGTVVAGFDQIDTNNEFHGVDLGMQVDFKKNRWTISFLGKCALGNMAQDINIDGSTTVTVPGAGSSTTAGGLLTQPTNIGEFSRDKFTVVPEANINARYVLNCRWTALLGYNFIYWNNVVRADDQVDFRVNTTQVGGTLFGPGQPEMEFKETNYWLQGVNAGLELHF; this is encoded by the coding sequence ATGAATCGACGGGTATTTGCCTGGGCGGCGGTCTGCGCCGTCGCGGTCGGGGTTTCGTCTTCGCACGCGGTCGCTCAGACCGCCAAACCGCGCGGCGTGCGCCCACTCCCGAGCGGGCGGGGACAAGTCGCCAAGGAAGAGACGGCCGAGCCCGCGCCGGCATCTCCCGTGAAACAGCGCCGCGTGAAGGTGCCGAGCATCGCACAGCCTGACGGCGTGCGGCCGTTGCCGAGCGGCCGCGGCCAGGGCGCCGGAGTCGTGCGACAATCGCAATCGTCGCAGCCGCAACGCATCGCGCGGGCCGTCGAAGCGCGCGAACCCATCGACGACCATTACGACGAAGGGGAGTTGGCGGCGCACTATGAAGATGCGGCTGCCGAGCCCGCGGAATACTACGACGAGCAAGTCCAGCCATCGGGATACTACGACGAAACCGCGTCGGAGAACCCTTGGGTGGACGAGTCGGAGATGATGGCCGAGGAGCCGATGTACGACTCGGGACCCTCCCTGCCAATGCAGCGCGATTTCCCCTGGTGGGTGCGCGGTGAATACATCGGCTGGTGGGGCAAGGGCATCGACCTGCCGGCGCTCGTCACGACTTCACCCGCCGGAACGGGAGCTGCGCGGGCGGGGTTGCTTGGCGACCCAGGCACGCAAGTCTTATTCGGCGACGACAGCTACGACGAAGACTTGCGCGGCGGCGTGCGATTCACCGCGGGTTACTGGCTCGATCACGGGCATTGCCAAGGGATCGAGGGATATGTCTTCGCACTCGGCGAAGAAACACTTTCCTACAGCAACGCCTCGCAAGGCGGGTTCCCGATCTTGGCGCGGCCGTTCTTCAACGCCGATCCAGCGGTGCAGCAATATGTTGCCCAACTGTTGTCGCATCCGGACGTGGCGAACGGGCAGTTCGATTTCGACTTCAAGACTGAGACGACCGGCGCCGGTATTTTGCTTCGCACCAATGCGGCCCGTTCGTTCGAGCACAACGTCGATTTCCTGGGCGGGTATCGCTACACCAAGATCGAAGACAACCTACGGATCGACGACATGTTGACCTCGACCGCGGTCGGCGGCAACGTACCGCTCGGCACTGTGGTCGCCGGGTTCGATCAAATCGACACGAACAACGAGTTCCACGGCGTCGACCTGGGCATGCAGGTCGACTTCAAGAAAAACCGCTGGACGATCTCGTTCCTCGGCAAGTGCGCACTCGGCAACATGGCGCAGGACATTAACATCGACGGTTCCACGACGGTCACCGTGCCGGGCGCCGGATCGAGCACGACGGCTGGCGGCTTATTGACACAACCGACGAATATCGGTGAGTTCTCGCGCGATAAGTTCACGGTGGTGCCGGAGGCCAATATCAACGCCCGGTATGTGCTGAATTGCCGCTGGACGGCGCTCTTGGGATACAACTTCATTTACTGGAACAACGTGGTTCGAGCGGACGACCAGGTCGATTTCCGTGTCAACACCACGCAAGTCGGCGGCACGCTGTTCGGCCCGGGCCAGCCGGAGATGGAGTTCAAAGAGACGAACTATTGGCTCCAAGGCGTGAACGCTGGTTTGGAACTTCACTTCTAA
- a CDS encoding TIGR00282 family metallophosphoesterase codes for MRILLIGDIVGKPGRQIVQQALRGLREERHLDLIIANAENAAGGSGLTPAIYRELLAAGVDAITLGDHIYRRNEIISVLEKESNIVKPANFPSDAPGREFAVVTTKDGEQVAVLSLLGRVFMRPVDCPFKAADRVLAAIPAEVKIRIVDFHAEATSDKQLLGRYLDGRVSAVLGTHTHVPTADECVLPGGTAFQCDVGMTGPYDSVLGRRYDRVIETTITFNPTHFEVAQGDPRICGALVEVDPATGRATSIERVCVRQADATRLAALNQPARVLEL; via the coding sequence ATGCGCATCCTCCTCATCGGCGACATCGTGGGTAAACCGGGCCGGCAGATCGTGCAGCAGGCGCTGCGCGGATTGCGCGAAGAACGCCATTTAGATCTGATCATCGCCAACGCCGAAAACGCGGCCGGCGGTTCCGGACTTACGCCGGCGATCTACCGGGAATTGCTCGCCGCGGGCGTCGATGCCATCACGCTCGGCGACCACATCTACCGCCGGAACGAAATCATCTCGGTACTCGAAAAAGAATCGAACATCGTCAAGCCGGCAAATTTTCCTTCCGACGCGCCGGGCCGCGAGTTCGCCGTGGTGACCACGAAAGACGGCGAACAAGTAGCGGTGCTGAGCCTGCTCGGTCGCGTGTTCATGCGGCCGGTCGATTGCCCCTTCAAAGCGGCCGATCGCGTATTGGCGGCCATTCCGGCCGAGGTGAAAATTCGGATCGTCGATTTTCACGCCGAAGCCACCAGCGACAAGCAACTGCTCGGGCGCTATCTCGACGGCCGCGTGAGCGCGGTACTGGGAACGCACACGCACGTCCCGACGGCCGATGAATGCGTCTTGCCTGGCGGCACCGCCTTCCAGTGCGATGTCGGGATGACCGGCCCGTACGACAGCGTGCTCGGCCGCCGGTATGACCGAGTAATCGAAACCACGATCACGTTCAATCCCACGCATTTCGAAGTCGCCCAAGGCGATCCGCGGATCTGCGGCGCACTGGTTGAAGTCGACCCTGCCACGGGACGCGCCACCTCCATCGAGCGCGTCTGCGTACGGCAGGCGGACGCGACCCGACTGGCGGCGCTCAATCAGCCGGCCCGCGTGCTGGAACTTTAG